In Heteronotia binoei isolate CCM8104 ecotype False Entrance Well chromosome 5, APGP_CSIRO_Hbin_v1, whole genome shotgun sequence, the DNA window GGTGAGATTGATGGGGCTGAAGGAGTGGGGCTAGTGGCTTTCATTGCAGGCTCCTCATCTTAGGGCTGAAGCACTGAGTGAGTGTTTTTCCTgaagagaagatgatattggatttatattccaccctatactctgaatttcaaagtctcagagcagtcacacaatctcctttaccccccctcccccacaataggcaccctgtgaagtaggtggggctgagctcttacagcagctgccctttcaaggacaactcctacgagagctatggctgacccaaggccattccagcaggtgcaagtggaggagtgaggaatcaaacctggttctcccagataagcgtctgtgcacttaaccactacagcaaactggctctcaccaaactggatGTAACAGTTATGCCACTGTGGGGTGTGTGTTATGAGAGAGCAAATCCAAGTAGTATGTAGGAAGAACTGAGTCTTCCCCATCTGGTCCTTCAGTTTTGGAAGAGAAAAGGTATTGCCTGGACTTTAAGAACTGGGGTAGGTCAAGATCACCTTTGCTCCCAACTTCAACTGAGGCATAATTTATTTATAACCTTTATGGTCCGGTTCTTCTCACTAGGGCACCAAAtcagtgtgtgttggggggggggggggagggtcccatagaaaatcatggagaattgatccacaggtatctggggctctggggggggctgttttttggggtagatgcaccaaattttcagtatagcatctagtgcctctccccaaaatacccccccaagtttcaaaacgtttggatcagggggtccaattctatgagcccccaaagaaggtgcccctatccttcattatttcctatggaaggaagggattgaaaaggtggccagaactccctttggagttcaattatgcttgtcacagccttgatcttggctcaacccctaatgtctcctggctccacccccaaagtccccagatatttattgaatttgacttggcaaccctacttgaagcATGGACCTGGATCCTATGTCCATCTGGAATATCTGGATGTAACAGTTACGACTATATGAAGATCTGCTGTGCTTTGCCACAATTAATACATTAATATAGTATCATCATAGCACCTGTATTGATGTAGTTGTTTTATGCAATAGTTGTTGTAACGGTTTTTTGTTATTGTCTTGACTATTGGCCAGTTTGctacagtggttaagtgcgcggagtcgcggactcttatctgggagaaccgggttttgattccccactcctccacttgcagctgctggaatggccttgggccagccatagctttcgtaggagttgtccttgaaagggcagcttctgggagagcttcctcagccccacctacctcacagtgttgtgggggaaggagataaaggagattgtaagctgctctgaaactcttgattcagagagaagggcggggtataaatctgcggtcatcGTCTTCTCACagtggaggggagaggaagagtccagtagtaccttagagacttACAAAATTCATTGTAGGATATAAGCTTAgcctttcaggtgctactggattcttactctGTTCTGCTGCTACAGAAAGACTACCGTGGCCCCTCATCTTCATCTGTCTCCATGGAGGGAAGTTTAAACAGCGGGGTCCCCCAAGAAGTCGTATTAGGGTAGGTCCTACTTCAATTTATTCTTCAGTAATCTTGACTAAGGAGTGAATAGTGTGGTGACTCAATTTGCAAAACTGTTCAGGAACGTGCAATGAGCTCCAGAAGGATTTCCACAAGCAGGGTGACTCAGTGACAATGTGGTGAACCAAGTTCAATGTTACTAAGTAGAAGGTGCTGctcattgggacaaaaaaaaaatcccagcttcaagagagtgattgagaataaaacagccactATTGccatgcccctgtatagatctatggtgcagcttcatttggaacACTTGTGCGCCGTTTTGATCACTTTATTTCTCAGGAAAGACACCGCAGACctggaaaaagtacaaaaaagggcaaccaagaggaggagggggttggagcaccttcccgaTGAGGAAAATCTGAAAAATCTGGgactttggatgggagacctccttggaataccagagcctggaGGCAGGAACAGCCTTTATTCAGCATATTCTGCATATCCTCCATGTCTCCAGTAGTGGGTCAATCACCAGagatcgccatgacttccagatgcacatgcatgcacgcacacacattttaaaaagaccaaataatctgggacttttcagtttagaaaagagaccaattaagagggggggaaagaagagaggtttacaaaataatgtatGGGGTGGAGAGAGATGACAAAGTTTTCCTTCCACAATATTAGAACTCAAAGGTAAACAATGAAACCGACAGGCACTCGATTCAGGTCTAACTAAAGGAAATACACCTTTAGAAAGGAAGTGATCAacatgtgggatttgctgccagaggatgtagtgatcgCCAAAGGCACAGACAGGAAATGAGATAGATTCGTGGAAGATAGGTTTCTCAGTGGTGTCTAAAGGGGAACCACCACTTTCAGACGCAGTCAGTCTCTGAAccacagtgccaggaggcaacatctgaggtaggcttcagcctctctgccccgttgttggccctccagaggaactggttggctgctctgtgagacaggaggctgcactaaatcaggggtggccaaacttgattagcacaagagccacacagaataaatgccagttgtctgagagccgcaggacatgaacatcagatgtttgagagccaggaggaaggaaggagagcaaataatgggggaaggagagatggaaagaaacaactttaactttaaatacattctccaagccactggctggcttggcttggcaaagtgatttaaagtgaaaaatgccttctccaagctggccgaaaggggcggtgggggctttgagagccacacaatatgtgtaaaagagcctcatgtggctcccaaacttggccacccctggactagatggactactggtcagatccagcagggctcttcttctgttcttaagttTCAAGGAACATCCCAAATCAGAAGGATGGCTACCCTGTTGGCAGGGAAGAATCACAACAATCTGAAGGAAGTGACAGTGAGTGAACTAACTAGCTGGCATTTTGTTCTGAGAAACAGGGAACAAAGACTTCCAATGTAATCCTAAaaccactttcctgggaataagccgcATTCAATAGGCTGAGGAAGATTCGGATCAGACCTGCTTCGGATTGCTTGGTGTGAGTTTGCCTTAATATTCTTTCTTCTTCCCAACCGTGGCATTTTCTGAGATGGCTGAATAGCCTGGGATTCCCCAGGAATGCAACCCTGTGCGGAGTTACTCCAGAGCAATCCCACCGAGCTGCATAGGGCACCTCTGACAACAACAGTCTGGCTGAAGTCCACTCCAGTTAGTCTGGATGGAAGCACTGTTCCTCATGTGAAGGGCAAGAAGCTCTTTTCCTTTGTCTGCAGCACTGAAGGGGTTAAACCACAGAGTTGgctgctagagaggccgagcaaggaaCGAGAAGTAAACAGAGGAGGATCATTTCCGGGTGTGGGGCTTTGCAATTGCATCGCGGGAGAAAACAGGGAAGGCTTCAGGGGTGCAACAGCAGGCAAAAGCGTTGCAGCCGGATCCTGGGAAGGTTTACTCACAAGTAAGTCGGGGATAAGCTTTTCAATCCTGGAGGAGAGAAATGCTGCCGTCTGTGTGTTTTTGGTGGGGAGTTGggattaaataattttaaaacataagTATCTGTTTCTAAAAAAAACTCTTCCCTTGAGAAAAAAGGTGGAGCCAGATACCTCCGGGTGTTCTCTCATCTGCTCTTCCAAGGCAAAGGGACTGAGGTCATCAGCAGGTCATTTCCAGGActtctgggatagctcacccccccccctctctctctccatccatccatccatccctctatccatctatctgtcCTATCTATCTGTCCTACCCATccatccagagagccagtttggtgtagtggttaagtgtgtggactcttatctgggagaaccaggtttgattccccactcctccacttgcacctgctggaatggccttgggtcagccatagctctggcaagagttgtccttgaaagggcagctgctgtgagagacctctcagccccacccacctcacagggtgtctgttgtggggggagaagatataggagattgtaagccgctctgagtctctaattcagggagaagggtggggtataaatcttcaattcttcttcttcatccctctatccatctatctatccatccatccctctatctgtcctatctatccatctattcaACCATACATCCATCTGTCTATTCTATCTATCCATCCGTCCACCCATCCAtccctctatccatccatctatccatccgcCCATCCTATCTATCCATCCGCCCATCCTATCCATCCGTCTATCccttcctccatccatccatctatcctatCTATCCATCCGTCCATCCTATCTATCCACCCAACCATCCATACATCCGTCCatcctatctatccatccatccatctatcctatCTATCCGTCCatcctatctatccatccatccgtccatcttatctatccatccgtccatccatctatctatcctatctatccatccaaccatccatccctctgtctgtctgtcctgtcCTATCCTATCCTATTTTCTCCATCCGTCCATCACAGGAGTGACCAACTGGGGGCCATCATAGAAGCTGATTGGCCGCTTCAtctgccaggcatttttggttggtGCTTCCTCCCCATAGGTTGTTCTCACGGTGATTCACAGCCTCCCCCTGCCCTTGTTCATCCAGGCAGCcccacagcagacctttttacggggtggtttgccattaccttccacagtcctctacactttccccccagcaagctggggactcattttactgacctcggaaggatggaaggctgagtcaacctggagccggctacctgaaccagcttccgctgggatcgaactcaggtcgtgagcagaaggctccgactgcagtacttcagctttaccactctgcataaGGGGAACCCGTAAAACCAGTGCTTCCCCATACATCACCAGATTGTCCCAGAGAGACTCAGGAAGAAGTTAGAGCCCCTCCTCCTTTTctgaacccccacccccaggctacATGAAATGACCTAGATTAAGTCCTCAGTCACTTCTTTTTGCCTTTTGGGGAAAGCCTTTGAGGAAATATGTGCTCCTAAATGTGAACCACCTGCATCCCGAATTGACCAATGGTTCTTTTCTAGGAAGGAAGCCTGAAATGGCAGGAGAGTCAAAATGGCCGCCTGGAATCACAAGGGGAGGAGACCTGCCTCCCACTATtggtgatgccccccccccccagatactctttttaaaaagaagtctgtGTGTGTAGAGAAGGGTGAGAtttgtggagcaggggtggccaaactgtggctcaggagccacatgtggctctttcacacatggtgtgtggctctcaaaagcacccactgccctgtcagctggcttggagaaagtatttgtctctttaaataacttttcTAAGCCAAAccatccagcagcttggagaaggcatttaacgttaaagttgctttctttccacctctccctccccgtctattttccttccttccttcttgatttgtggctctcaaacatctgacatttcttctgtgtggctcttacataaagcaaaTTTGCCCATCCCTGAGCTAGAGGGTTTCATTGCAGGCTCCTCATCTGAGGGATGAAGCACAGAGTAAGAGTTTTCTCTTAAGAGTTCTGGATGGGAGAGAAGCTGGATGCCAATGTGggcatcccccacaacagacaccctgtgaggtaggtggggtggagagagctctctcagaagctgccctttcaagaacaacacctatgagagctatggctgactaaaggctattccagcagctgcaggtggaggagtggggaatcaaaccgggttctcccagataagagtctgcgtacttaaccactacaccaaacagactcTCAGCCACAATTCTCCCCCACTCAAGTCCTCCTTGACTCTCTTCTTAGTGGTTAAACTGTCCCTTCAACAACCCTTTGATTTGTACAATTATCAGCTGATCATTCACCTCCAGGCCAGGAAAACCTTCAGCTGCCCGTTTCCAGGCTTTCAGCCTCCATTCAAGAAACAGGAGATTTGGCAAGCTGGGAGCTCCACCAATCCTGTGACTCCCAGGTAGTTTGAGGAGAAGAAAATGCCCCCAAAACATTTAAGGGCATCATTTTCACTTATTGTCCTGTTGATCTTTGGTGAGGGGAGATTTCTCCTACTAGTTTCCTCAGAgctgctgtctctcagcctatccttcctccaaggtcatctagttcaaccccctacacaatgtaggaaactcacaaacacctccccctaaattcacaggatctgcattgctgtcaggtggccatctagcctctgttgaaaaacctccaaggaaggagagcccaccaccgcccgaggaagcctgttccactgaggaatcgctctaaaggtcaggaagttcttcctaatgttgagccggaaactctcttgctttaatttcaaccctttggttctggtcctacattctggcCTAATATCCACATTAACCCCTGGgagaaaatttattttattttattatatttgtatcccgccctcccctgacaggctcagggcagctaacatcaattaaaacaacataaaattacaatacaataaaatcacaataaattattaaaacatctcagCGTATACAATTCTTTAATCCCTAGATTACGTTATTATTACTTCTTGGTTAGCGCTGTTTACTGTGATGTAGTTGGATGTTATTGAGAGCCTTGAATTTCTGTTTGGGTCACATTAAGATATTCATGCTGTGGTGGCGGTGAGATACTGGACGCCTCCATTAGTTGTTAAACGCCTGCTTAAACAGTCTTGCAGGttctgtggaattgtggcaagtcccgcagggccctgatgttttccgggagagcattccagagagtaggggctgccaccaaaaaggctcttgcCGTGGTGGtgcacagctgagcatcctttggcCAGAGGTCGTTAAGAGGTTTTGTGAGCTTGATCATAGTGCTTTCTGAGGctcatgtggagaaaggcagtcccggaGGTAAGCAAGTCCCAGGCCACAAATCAGGGTCTTTGCCTCACAGGAGGGTATTTCCTTCTCTAACGagctgggcctccatagaaagggtgggtATCCTTCACAGTTATGTCGAAGGAATACGAATGCAGAGGTTCTGCTTTTCTTCTTGCCAACTCTTGGTTCGGTGGAATTATGAAGCCCGCTGGGTTAGGAGGGAAGGATGCCTTCTGGAACCTGAAATCTGGAGGCTTAGAAGCTCCTTCTAGGCCTAAGCTTAGCAGTGGGTCTTCAGAGTTGGGGTATCCTTCAATACTGGATATTCTGAAGAAAGATGCGTGAGTGGGTGAGGGGTGTTTAGTTTAGATCAGCCAAGCTGTATGTGGCCAAAGGGCCATCAGTCTTTTCCTACTGCATTCCCAGAGATGATGatttctgtaaatttatagtccgccctttcccataatgggctcagggcggattccaacatgttaaaacaattaaaaaccaacaatacaacaatcaataaatacaataaaacagtcccttgggccagggatggtcaaaagatgttgacTGGCTGATCTTaatgacctccggggctcatacgggaagagacggtcccgcaggtatgccggtcccaggccgcgcaaggctttaCACGTCAGTACTAATACCTtaaagcggatccggtactcgatcggtagccagtgcagactgcgcagcatcGGCCAACTGCTCGCCTGTACAGGCAATTCAGTCAGCAattgtgctgccgcattctgcaccagctggagtttccgggtcaaccttaagggcaagcctgcgtagagcgagttacagtagtccagcctggaagtgactgttgcatggatcactgtagctaagtcccaagGAACCAggtagggtgctagttgtttggcctaccaaagatggtaaaaggcagatcgtgcaaaagctgtgacctgggcctccatagaaagggtggcatccagtatcacacccagactcctcaccctctgagctggcacaagagatgcgccatccagggtggggagccaGATGCCCAAAACTAGCCCCCCACGACTCATATATAGGACCTTAGTcttggttggattaagcttcagtcggCGTCCTTGGGACCTTCCTTGCCCTCCCAGGATGTAATGGGATTTCTCTTTATTTCAGCAGGGGATGAGGATGTTGAGGAGCTGCATCATCTATCGCCCAATGAAGTCAAGAGTGAAGATGTGAGAGGAACTTTCAAGAATCAAGGCAGACCTTAGTGGCAGAAAGGCAGCCACGTGGTCAAGAAGGGGAATGAACCCATTCCTTGCCAAGCGGGAAATTTTTGTGAAGTAATTCACATGGTGGAAGAAACATACAAAagcttggagtgtggaatgaacttctcagATAAAACCCAATATTATATCCATTTGCAAATGCACAGTGTAAAGGAGATCCATCCATTTTTGGAGTGTAAAAAGAGCTTCCTTCGTAGGGCAAAGCTCTTTGTACATCAAGAGACAGATGCAGGAGAGAGACATTATGGGTGACGGTTTCTCACAGAAATTAGACCTTATTAAACACCAAAGGATTTATTCAGGAGACAAGGAAAAATCTTTTAAatgtttagagtgtggaaagagatttagtcagagtggcaatcttctacaacatcaaaaaaaccacacaggggaaaaaccatttgaatgctcagaatgtggaaagagattcagtcaaagtagAGATGTTCAgtggcatcagagaatccacacagatGAGAAACCTTTGGAATGCTCtgaatgtggaaagaaattcactgTGCGTGGTAGTCTTCTAAAGCATCAAAGAACACAcaccggggagaaaccttttgaatgttcagaatgtggaaagagattcaatcagagtggcaatctgttaaagcatcaaagaatccatacaggggaaaaaccttttgaatgctcagaatgtgggaaaagattcaccGAAAGTGGCAGTCTTTTAAAGCATCAAGAAACCCATAGACAGGAAAAATCTTTTCAGTGttcagagtggggaaagagatttagtcTGAGTAGAGATattcagcagcatcaaagaatccacacagatgagaaaccttttgaatgttcagagtgtggaaagagattcactgagaGTGGCGGTCTTCTAAAgcatcgaagaacccacacaggagagaaaccgtttgaatgttcagagtgtggaaagagattcagtcagagtggaagTCTTCTAAAGCATCAAGGAACTCAcaccggggagaaaccttttgaatgtttagattgtggaaagagattcagtctgagtggaagtcttcaaaagcatcaaagaacacacactggggagaaaccttttgagtgttcagaatgtggaaagagattcagtcagagttgcaATCTTCAATTGCATCAAAGAAGccacaccggggagaaaccttttgaatgctcagagtgtggaaagagattcaatcagcgtagccatcttcaactgcatcaaagaagccacacaggggagaaaccttttgaatgcttagaatgTGAAAAGAGATTCACCAAGAGTGGCCATCTTCtaaagcatcaaagaatccacactggggagaaaccttttgaatgttcagagtgtggaaagagattcagccagaGTGGAACTCTTCtaaagcatcaaagaactcacactggggagaaaccttttgagtgttcagagtgtggaaagagattcagtcagagtggcaatcttctaaagcatcaaagaactcacaccggggagaaaccttttaagtgttcagagtgtggaaagagattcaatcagaaTGAAAATCTTctgcagcatcaaagaacccacacaggagagaaaccttgaGTGCTCAGAGCATGGAAGGATATTCTATCGGAGTAGCACTCTCCAACAACATCAAAGAAACCACACAGGAGaagcttttgaatgctctgagtttGGAAGGACATTCAGCTGaagagccacacacacacacaacctttattggcatagtagGGAAGAATACAAAACCTGAGGGGGATTAGAGGGAAAAATAGAAATAGACTGTCATCAGGAGTTCTCTGATACAAGCAGCATAGCAATACATAAATAGAATCAAAGCTTGACTAGGAACAGTAGAAACATAATCTTCCCCTATCTGACTCCTTTACCACTTTTAATTTCTGTCTTTTTCACTGCTAGAGCCAAGATCTCCATCTCCTGCTCAGTGATTGAAGAACATTGATCAGCTAGTAAGAATTCTATCCATCTGTTTGTGGCAAGATTTGGGGTTAGAAGCGGTTTGATTAGGTGGCATCGGTGTGGAGTAAGCAACAGGCAATCTAATGAGATACGTCGTATAGAGTCAGGTTCTCTGCCACACCTGCACAGTCTCTGTTCATAGAAGATACCCTTATAACTGCCAGAAGCCACAAATGAAGGGAATATATTAAGCCTGGCCAACATAAAAGCTTGACGTTGGTGAGGGTTTATTAAATTTGAAAAATACTGAGCCATGcaattttgggaaagggagaggccCAGGCAAAAACATGCCCTTTGCTCCAGCGATTATTACTTGGGAATCAATATCCGATGGAGCAATTGGAATATATATGATTTGTTGGAATATATATGGTCcttggcccagggg includes these proteins:
- the LOC132571113 gene encoding zinc finger protein 135-like → MQERDIMGDGFSQKLDLIKHQRIYSGDKEKSFKCLECGKRFSQSGNLLQHQKNHTGEKPFECSECGKRFSQSRDVQWHQRIHTDEKPLECSECGKKFTVRGSLLKHQRTHTGEKPFECSECGKRFNQSGNLLKHQRIHTGEKPFECSECGKRFTESGSLLKHQETHRQEKSFQCSEWGKRFSLSRDIQQHQRIHTDEKPFECSECGKRFTESGGLLKHRRTHTGEKPFECSECGKRFSQSGSLLKHQGTHTGEKPFECLDCGKRFSLSGSLQKHQRTHTGEKPFECSECGKRFSQSCNLQLHQRSHTGEKPFECSECGKRFNQRSHLQLHQRSHTGEKPFECLECEKRFTKSGHLLKHQRIHTGEKPFECSECGKRFSQSGTLLKHQRTHTGEKPFECSECGKRFSQSGNLLKHQRTHTGEKPFKCSECGKRFNQNENLLQHQRTHTGEKP